A window of Hevea brasiliensis isolate MT/VB/25A 57/8 chromosome 14, ASM3005281v1, whole genome shotgun sequence contains these coding sequences:
- the LOC131173441 gene encoding receptor-like protein EIX2 codes for MESLVLAGNAFSGPISSICDLLNVNNALLPLHLSENALSGSLPNCWTYGQNMVFLDVGLNMSSGQILDSIGHLVHLKVLTLADNNFHGRIPGCINNFLVIAEKEADRSSRYYDYASYTKDELPKLMWLDSQRRDELFNRYEQPFRMVDLSSNYLFGEIPGRVAELGGLVYLNLSNNQLTGTIPSDIGAIRSLEALNLSKNQLSHAIPTSMSNLSFLAYLNLSYNKLSGKIPSRNQFLTFDAATHLGNHDLCGPLLANTCWEDKSYENKNCRDKKLGGNKKIIEEVERHGFEIPPFYISMGIGFLAGFWGFWGPLLLNTSWRHAYFRLWVA; via the exons ATGGAGTCACTAGTACTTGCTGGGAATGCATTTTCTGGACCAATTTCTTCCATCTGTGATCTGCTGAATGTAAATAATGCCCTGCTTCCTCTTCACTTGTCTGAAAATGCTCTATCAGGATCGCTTCCAAATTGCTGGACATATGGGCAAAATATGGTTTTTCTGGATGTGGGATTGAACATGTCGTCTGGCCAAATCCTCGACTCAATAGGACATTTAGTTCACCTCAAGGTTTTGACATTGGCCGATAATAACTTTCATG GAAGAATTCCAGGGTGCATCAACAATTTCCTGGTAATTGCAGAGAAGGAGGCAGATCGTTCTTCCCGTTATTATGATTACGCTTCATATACAAAAGATGAATTGCCGAAGCTGATGTGGTTAGACTCACAAAGGCGTGATGAACTATTTAATCGGTATGAACAGCCATTTCGGATGGTGGATCTTTCATCTAATTATTTATTTGGAGAGATCCCAGGAAGAGTGGCTGAGCTAGGTGGATTGGTATATTTGAATCTATCAAACAATCAATTGACAGGAACTATTCCTAGTGATATTGGTGCCATTAGATCATTAGAAGCTTTGAATTTATCAAAGAATCAGCTTTCGCATGCCATCCCAACTAGCATGTCCAACTTATCCTTTCTTGCATATCTAAATTTGTCTTATAACAAGTTATCAGGAAAAATTCCTTCGCGGAATCAATTCTTAACATTTGATGCTGCAACACATCTGGGTAATCATGACCTCTGCGGACCACTTCTTGCAAACACTTGCTGGGAAGATAAATCATATGAAAATAAAAACTGTAGAGACAAGAAGTTAGGAGGCAATAAAAAGATCATTGAAGAAGTTGAAAGGCATGGATTTGAAATACCACCATTCTATATCAGCATGGGAATTGGCTTCCTTGCAGGGTTTTGGGGATTTTGGGGACCTTTACTATTGAATACATCTTGGAGGCATGCCTATTTCCGTTTGTGGGTGGCATGA